CTTACTTCAACTTGAGGAACTTGCACTCGTTGCGGTGCAACGATGGTAAAAGCTATAGAAAGCTATGGGATTCCGGTAGTACACGTGTGTACAATCGTGCCAATTTCACAAACGGTAGGAGCGAATAGAATTGTCCCCGCCGTAGCAATACCTTATCCTCTGGGAGACCCATCAAAATCTCCGTCAGAGGAAAAAGATCTTCGCAGAACAATACTTGAAAAAGCTCTAAAAGCACTACAGACACCTGTTACCGAGCAAACAGTGTTTACAGATTAAAATATTAAAATAACAAGGCAGTTGTGAACGTGAGTTTCAACTGCCTTGTTACTACCTCTGCAGAATACTTAAAATACTTTAATACTGCAACTTAGATTGAGAAATTAATAGCCATAGTAAGAATCTCTAAACTCTTACTGTATCTGTGGTTATATAATCCTAATAATTTAACTTAAACAGGGAGGAACTGAAATGCCCAAAGCCGCAATTAAAGCAGCCTCATATTCGTTAAACCATGTGCCTGAACTGGCTATTTTTTATGGCAATACGCCCTATGTAGAAAGATCGAAACATCCTAACTCAGAATTTCTTACCGAACTTCCAAAACATGTTCAACAATACAATGAAGCAGCTGGATATCCACCAAATAAAACTTACATAGGTTCTTTAACGATTGATGAATTAGAGGCTAAAGTTCAACCTTGGCACGAAAATCTCGACAAATCGACAGAACGGTATGGCAAATACGGAGAGATTATGCCTGAAGACGAGACAATTGGATTCTTGGATATTTGTGACGTTTTCGATCTTATATGGTTAGAAAAAGAATTCGCCGAATCAATTAGGAAGAAGCTGGCGAAACATCCACTAATGAGAGAAGAGATTTTGTCGCGCCTTGAAAAAGGACATGAGCTTTCAGAAATAAATGATGAAATCTCAAAATCAACAGCTCTGCCACTTTATTTCGAAAATAAAGTAGTAGGCTGTTGTAGAAGGGCGCATGAATCAGATCCAAATCTCACTTCCTATGAGCTTCTTGTAAATATAACATCCAAGGCCACGGCGGTTCTATCTCTTCTTCATCTTATAAAAAGTAGCAATCTGAAAGCAGAAGAAATTGATTTTGTTATAGAGTGTTCTGAAGAGGCAGCGGGAGATATGAATCAGCGCGGTGGCGGCAACTTCGCTAAGGCAATAGCTGAAATAGCAGGTTGTACAAATGCTTCTGGCTGCGATGTCCGTGGTTTTTGTGCAGGACCGGTACATGCAATACTCAGCGGAGCTTCAATGGTAGCAGCTGGAACCAGAAAGAACGTTGCAGTTGTAGCAGGAGGAGCCATTCCCAAACTTTATATGAACTCACGTGACCACGTGAAAAAACAGCTTCCCGCACTTGAAAACTGTCTTGGCTCATTTGGAGTTTTGATAGTTCCTGAAGACGGCATTTCACCGGTAATACGTCTAGATGCGATAGGGAAGCATACTGTTGGTGCCGGTGCTTCTCCCCAAGCGGTAACATCTGTTCTTACATACGAACCTCTGCAAAAAATAGGCTTAACTCTCAACGATGTAGATAAATATGCTCCTGAACTTCAAAATCCAGAAATCACACTGCCAGCAGGAGCGGGCAATGTGCCGGAAGCAAACTTTAAAATGATTGCGGCTCTTGGTGTAATGAAAGGGCAAATAGAAAAAAGCGATATGCTAACCTTTATAAAAAAACATGGAATGACAGGTTTCGCACACACACAAGGGCACATCCCTTCGGGAGTTCCATACATTGGTCATGCTATAGATGCTATGGCCTCCGGCACAATAAACAGAGCAATGATTATAGGTAAGGGAAGTTTATTTTTGGGACGTCTAACAAACCTGGCAGATGGAGCCTCTTTTTTATTAGAAAGGGCAACAGGCCGGGTAGAGTCTGAAAGTGCAACTACAAAAGAGGAAATTCGAACACTAATATTGGAATCTCTCATAGAAATAGCTGAAGGCCTGAATAAATAAGGTGAAAAATATGGACAATATAAATTCAAAAGCCGAAACAAAAAAAATAATAGGCGAAGTCCTAACAGAGATAGTCGAAAGTGTCAAATACGGAAACTTTAAAAAGACAAAAATCGGCTTAATGGTTTATGGAAGCGAGTTGGGAGAAGAAGAGCTGCTCAAGGGCGCTTTCCGCGCCATGCAAAATGATCCTTCCATTGAAGTTGTCCCTATTGGGCCGAAACTCGAAGGTTACGAAAATTACGAATGGATAGAAACTCAAGCTTGTGAAAGTGAAGTTTCCGAGGCAATGGAGAAAGCACTTAGAAATGGCGAGATTGAAGGTGCGGTGGCCCTACACTATCCATTCCCTCTCGGAATAATTACCATTGGCAGAATAATAACCCCAGCAAAAGGTAATTCTTGTTTTATAGCTTCATCAACAGGTTCATCTTCAGCAAACAGAGTTGAAGCTATGATACGAAATGCCATTTTAGCCATAGCCACAGCAAAGGCAAATGGCATTGCTAACCCGACAATAGGGATATTAAATCTTGATGGAGCACGTACAGCACTTCGTGCACTTCAAAAACTAAATGAAAACGGATATAAAATAAATTTTGCATCAAGCGCCAGAAAAGACGGAGGAGCCATACTCAGGGGGAATGATCTTCTTATCGGAGTTGCGGATATCTGCGTAACAGACACATTAACAGGCAATGTACTCATGAAACTGTTTTCAGCATGGAATACAGGAGGCAACTTCGAATCAGTCGGTTGGGGTTACGGTCCTTCTGTTGGTGATGGCTGGGATAAAGTAGTATCCATAATCTCTAGAGTATCAGGAGCCCCTGTTGTGGCAAATGCACTCTCATACAATGCTAAATCAGTGAGAAATGAATTGTCCACAAAAGTTCGGGAAGAGCTTGTCCTGGCCCAAAAAGCAGGTTTAGACGAAATAATAAATTCAATTAGCTCAAGAGAAACTGTAGAAAACCCGTGTGAGGTTAAAGCTCCGGAAAAAGAGACAACAGATGAGGAGCTCCAAGGTATAGATGTATTGGAAATAGAAAATGCAGTTATAACACTTTGGAAAGCCGGAGTATATGCAGAGTCTTCAATGGGCTGTACCGGCCCCGTTGTAAAGTTTTCGTCATCTAAAAAAGAAATGGTCAGAAAAATACTCAAAGAAAACGGCTATATATAGAAAATAGCAAATTAAAGAAAAATAAAAGTGATATAAAAAAAGAGACCTGGTTAAAGGTCTCTTTTAATTGGCTAGAAGTTTTAACGAGAAACAATTACCTATTTTTTCGTGATTTTATCCTCTCAATGAGAGCTTCAAGCACTTCCATTGCATCACCTTGGATACTTAAGTCTGCTACTCTAAAGATAGGGGCTTCCGGGTCGCTATTTATGGCGATGATTGTTTCCGAACCGGAAGTTCCAGCGATATGCTGTACTGCTCCTGATATACCGAAAGCAAGATACATTCTAGGAGTAACTGCCTTTCCACTAAGTCCTATCTGAGCTGAATAGGGAGCCCATCCCAAGTCTACTGCGGCTCTCGATGCGCCCACAGAGCCTTCTAAAAGTTCAGCAAGCTCATTTAATCTTGCGAAATTTTTCCCCGTCTTCATTCCCTTTCCACCTGCGACGATCAGCTCTGCTTCTTGTAAAGGTAGTCCTACGCTTCCCTCAGCTTCAAAACCGATATAAGTAAGCAGGGAGTCTAGTGCGTCTTGGGGTACCGATTCCTCTATCACAACGCCTTCATGTTTTTCGTTTTTTGCTAGTGGTCTTTTTGACTTAGGTCTCACTGTACACATCTGTGGATGTCTACCTATTGTTTTTATATCTGCCATGACATTTCCGCCTATTGCAGGTCTTGTCTGTATAAGCTCTTTTGTATTAGGGTCAATTGACATTTCAGTACAGTCTGCAGTAAGGCCGCATCCCAGCCTTGCGCTCAGCAGAGGCATAATAGTTCTGCCCCGTGTGGTTGCTGATGCTATAAGAATAGAAGGCATATATTTGTCTATAAGTTTTTCAAGACTGTTTACAACAATATCAGAATGAAAGTTTTCAAACTTTGAATTATCTATTACGTAAACCTTGTCGGCACCGTAGGAAATTAAATCTCCGGCACAACTTTTTATATCGCTTCCTAGCACAATGCTTGCAAGGGGCGCATCTAATTTATCAGCTAACTCTCTTCCCCAAGCCAACAGTTCAAGAGAAACTGTATGAATTTTGCCTCCTCTGACCTCTGCTAAAGTCCAGACTTCCTTACCTACACGACTCATCTTGCCGCCTCCAAAAAGTTTCTATCCTCAAGTTTTTCTAAAATGGCTGTGAGCGCATCTTCAAAACAATCAGAAGTTTTAATTTTCTTCCCCTGTCTTGTAACTTTAGGGTAAGTTATCTTTACAACACGAGTCGGAGAACCTTTTAATCCCATCTCATCCTCTGATAAGTCGAGGACATCAGCCGTAACTGTTGGGATTTCACTCTGCTTGGCTTTTATTTTCCCATCCAAAGTACAAAGCCTTGGAATATTAATCTCTTTAATGGGAATGACAAAAGAGGGAAGAGGAGCTTCAAGAGTTTCATGTCCACCCTCAACGGCACGAACCACGCGGATACTATCTGTAGTTAATTTTTCAATTGCACTGACATAAGTAAACACGGGTAACTTGAGCAACTCAGCCACAGCAGGGCCGACTTGTCCTGTTTCGCCATCTGTCGCTCTTTCTCCGGCAAAAAACAGATCAAAAGGCCCTTCCTTTTCAAGGAACTTGGCCAGAGTTCTTGCTGTAGCCAAAGTATCAGCTCCGCCGAAACGTCTGTCAGTAAGCAGCACACCTCTGTCGCATCCCATTGCGATTGCATAAGTTGCGGTTTTTTTTGCCTGAGGAGGCCCCATTGTAATAGCTACTATCTCAGTTGGATGTTTGCCTCTGCTCTCTTTTATTCTTACTGCAGCTTCAATAGCGTGCAAGTCAAGCGGATTAAGTTCAGATTCGACGCCATCTCGAATCATGGTTCCTGTATTTTCGTCAATTTTAACCGTCTCTACTGACGGTACTTGTTTCACAAGTACAGCAATGCGCAAAGTACTTCCTCCATTCAATTTCTATATATTCATATGAGTGTAATTAAAATCAAAAGCTAATTATATATCATATTAACTTTATGGCTAACAAATTATCAGAGCAGGGGCTTCTCTTTTATTTAAAACAGAGAAGCCCCTACTCTGATAGCTGTAAATATGATTTTTATTATTTATTTCTCAGTCCGAGAAGTGCCTTTAGCTTATTAATCTTCTCCTTGCTTTCAACATCATTTGAAGAAACGCGCCAAAAATATCTTAAGAAAACAAATGCAAATCCGAGGAAGAGTCCCAAGAATGCAGAAAGCAGAGCAGTCTTTGCTCTCCCTCTGGGAAGAGGCTGGTCTGGCAGTTTGGGTGCGGAAACAAGCTGGATTACCAATGGAGCTTCTTCTCTGTATAAAGTACCCTCTTTATATAAAGAAAAAAGAGATAGAGTTCTAAGCAGTTCTTCAATTTCTTTGTTTGTATCCACTGTGCTATTCTGTTCTCTGTAAGCATTAATTTTTTCAATGTTTTTTTCTATTTCAGAAAGAATATAAGAGTTTTTTTGGTTAGAAATAGTTTTTCCCATTTCACTCATAATGTCTAAAGTATATTCGTAAAGTGACTTAGCTATATCAAGAGTTTTTTGAGGGTTTTTATTTTTTACTTCTACAGTAATTATGCCACTTTTATCTTCCATTTTTGTGTCAATACTATTTTTTAACATTTTTCTGGCAGTTGTATTGCTATATAAGGAACCGTCCTCTTTAATCAAGAGATTATTTTTTTTGATAACAGAATCCAAGACGGAATCGCTGAGCATAATTCCTGAGATAAGATTGCCGTCCGCGTAAATATTGAAATCGCCAGTTTTTGGGCTGTTTTGTGAAATTGGTGCTATTTGAAGTCTACTGACATATTCTGGTTTTTGAATAAAAATTCCGTACGACAATCCAAGGAGCAAGAAGAGAAATAGGAATGAAAGAATTATCTTTTTCCCCTCAGCAATAATGAGCAAAATATCTAATATAGAAATTTCGTCTCCTTCATCTTCGTAAGTTATTATTTGATTATTTAATTCCTGCAAAATCATACCCCCAAAAAAATTATAAAATATACAAATTTAAAGTAGGAACCGCTTGTTTTATAGCTATTTTCTAAGCCATAATTTTATCATATATATCAGATAAGACAAAAGTAAATAAAGAAACAGCGTGAAATAGAAGTCTACAAAAAGATACTGTTATAGAGTAGAATTAATACATATGACAGCTGTATTTTTTTGTTTGATTATTGAAAGGGGTTTTATGCAAAATGAAAGTAGTCGATGAAATCAAAGGGTTTAAGGCGAATGCTATCAGCGCTGAAGGCATAGAAGAACTAAAAAACGCCGCAAGAAAAGCACGTCTTTGGTCTGTACTGGCAACTTCGGTTGCTAACAGTGGGCATCCGGCCGGAGCGCTTTCATCTATTGACATATATATGACTCTGCTTGGAGTTGCGAATATGAGTCTTGAAAACTGCAACGACCAAGAGAGAGATCGAATTGTTATATGCCACGGACATACATCTGCTGGCTACTATTCGGCTTTAGCCTCATACGGATTTTTTGAGCCTAAAGAAATGTATAGCAACTTTAGACGAGCCGGCAGCCCCTTTCAGGGACACGTTGAAAGAGATGTTCCCGGAGTTGATTGGGGGACAGGCAATTTGGGGCAGGGCCTTTCCGCCGGTGTCGGATTTGCCCTAGCCGCCAGAGCCAGAGGATCAAACGCTAAAACTTGGGTAGTTATGGGAGATGGCGGTCAAGTCAAAGGACAAGTGGCTGAGGCTCGTAGAATAGCGATTAAAGAGAAGCTAAATAATCTCACGGCAATTGTAGATTGGAATGACATACAGATTAGTGGACGTCTAAATGAAGTAATGCCCTTTAATCTTTCGGAACTTTGGAAGGCGGATGGGTGGCACGTAATAGAATGTGACGGACACTCTTATAGCAAAATATATGAAGCCTTGAAAGCGGCAGACGCATACAATGGGTGTGCAGTGATTCTTTGTAGAACAGTCATGGGCAAGGGTGTTTCATTTATGCAAAACATCCCCGATTATCATGGAAAGGCCGCTACAGGAGAAAAACTCAAGCAAGCTTTAGAGGAGCTTGGCGGTTCTATGGAATTATATGAAGAAGCCCTTGAATTGAGAAAGGGAGCGTTGCCAAAAGGTCGCACAATATTACTCCCTGAGATAAAACTAGAGACTGGTACTCCCAAAACTTATACTAAAGAAGATAGTTTGGATAATAGAGGCGCCTTTGGCAAGGCTCTTGCGGAAGCAGGAAAACTTAATTACAAAGAGCCGGGCAGGACGCCCATGTTGGTCTTTGACTGTGATCTCTCCGGGTCGGTAAAGACTGACGGATTTTCTGCACTTTGCTGTGACAATTTTATACAGACAGGGATACAGGAGCATTCTACCGCTACCGCAGTAGGTGCTGCATCAACAGCAGGAGTGGTTTCTCTCTGGGCAGCTTTCGGAGTATTTGGCGTCGATGAAGTCTATAACCAGCAGAGACTGAACGATATAAATAGAACAAACTCTAAAGTTGTACTTACACATGTGGGGCTTGATGTTGGTGAAGATGGGATGACACACCAATGTATTGACTATTTGGGACTGCTTCGCAACACCTTTGGCTGGAAAGTTATTGTTCCTGCAGACCCAAATCAGACGGATAGAGCCACAAGATGGATGCTATCTCAGCCAGGTAACATCTGTATGGCTATGGGAAGAAGCAAGCTCAAGATTATTCAAAAAGAAGATGGCTCGCCTTTTTACGGCGATGATTACACTTTTAAATATGGTGCAATCGACACGATAAGAGAAGGTGAAGATGCAGTAATACTATCAATGGGGCATTTTGCTGGCCGTGCAGTTGCAGCACATGAAATCCTTGCGGAACAGGGAATCAAAGTAAAAGTGTTGCATTGTGCGACTCCGTTGGGAATGGACTCGGAAGAGCTCTTTAATCTGATAGGCAATCTGCCTACTGTCACATGCGAAGATCATCATATAAATACGGGAATAGGATCTATAGTATCACTGTTAGCAGCTCGCTCTGGAAAGGCTTTTAAACTTAAAAATATGGGTGTTTCAAGCTATGCTCTCTCAGGTGCGAGTGAAGAAGTAATCAGCAAGATGGAACTTAGCGTAGCGGATATTGCATCAGCAGTAAAAGAACTGCTTAAGAAATAGAACATAGAAAAACAGAAAATAACGGAGTCAGGTAGTTTGGAAGAGAAAAGATTATTATTACATATATGTTGTGCTCCCGATGCCACTGTTCCGTGGCCCGAACTCAAAGAAGAGGGCTACGAAACAACCGGTTTTTTTTATGGAGACAATATTCATCCAAAAGAAGAATTTGACAGAAGAGTAGAATCTCTTGCCTCTCTTTCACTATTTCTTGACGAGTCAACAGTATATAGACCATATGCCCCGGAAGAATGGTTGGAGGAAACAGCAGAACTAAAAGATGAACCGGAGCGTGGCAAACGCTGTATAAAATGTTTTGAACTTCAACTTAATGCAGCTGCAGATTATGCGAAGCAAAATAATTACAAATATCTTTCAACAACTCTAACAATAAGTCCGCATAAAGATGTGGCGTTAATAAATGAGCTAGGCAAAAGAATATCTCAAGAAAATGGATTGATTTGGGTTGAGAAAATCTGGAGGAAAAACAACGGATTTAAAAAATCAGTGGAAAGAAGCCTCCAGTTAAACTTATACAGACAAGATTACTGTGGATGTTTGTATTCAATACAAAGTAGGAATCAAATATGAACGAAGAAAAATTGCCTGAGGGCAAACTCTCCCCCCTATCTCTCAAAAAAAACATACTAACTTATACCGGTGCGCTTAAGCCGGAACTCCTAGTAGGCCCGGCAGTCGGTGAGGATGCTGCGGTGATAAAATGGCCGGAAGGGAAATACCTTGTTTTTTCATCAGATCCAATCGTAGGTGCAAGTATTGGAGCCGGTAAACTTTTGGTTCGGATAAACTCAAACGATATCGCTTCAAAGGGAGCAGATCCTGAATATCTCGTAGTTACGCTGATACTTCCTCCCTCAATGGGTGAGGAGGGAGCAGCTCAAATAATGAGAGAGATACATAATGAGTGTCTTTTACAAAATATTGCCATTGCTGGTGGACACACGGAATTTAACAGCGAGTATGATCGTCCTGTTATTTCTGCTGCAATGATAGGGACGGCAGATAGGGTCCTAAGAGCCTCTGATATCCAAACAGGTGATCTAGTTATAATAACAAAACATATTGCCATTGAAGGGATGTCAATAATAGCCACTGACAGACCAGACCTTCTTTCATCTTTTATGTCGGAAGAAGAGATAGAAAAAATGCGCAGTTGGTCAGATGAAATCTCAGTTCTAAACGAATCGAAAGCCGTTCGGAAAGTAGCTAAGTTTATGCACGACCCCACAGAAGGCGGTTTTATGGGAGGCGTAAAAGAAATATCTCTTTTATGCGGTCTGGAAGTTTTAATAGACCAAAATTCTCTGCCAATAGACCCTCTCACAAGACGAGCTTCAGAGAAACTCAAATTTAATCCTCTTAACTTGATTGCTTCCGGTAGTCTCATCGTAGTAGTAGCTAAAAAAGACTTGCCTGAGGCTCAAAAGTCACTAAGAGACTCAGGGATAGAGTTTACAGTTGTTGGTACGATTGGAGAGAAAATAAAAAGTGAGATGCCAGAATTTGAAGA
The sequence above is a segment of the Synergistaceae bacterium genome. Coding sequences within it:
- a CDS encoding hydrogenase expression protein, coding for MNEEKLPEGKLSPLSLKKNILTYTGALKPELLVGPAVGEDAAVIKWPEGKYLVFSSDPIVGASIGAGKLLVRINSNDIASKGADPEYLVVTLILPPSMGEEGAAQIMREIHNECLLQNIAIAGGHTEFNSEYDRPVISAAMIGTADRVLRASDIQTGDLVIITKHIAIEGMSIIATDRPDLLSSFMSEEEIEKMRSWSDEISVLNESKAVRKVAKFMHDPTEGGFMGGVKEISLLCGLEVLIDQNSLPIDPLTRRASEKLKFNPLNLIASGSLIVVVAKKDLPEAQKSLRDSGIEFTVVGTIGEKIKSEMPEFEEELWRLLKMEKIDEQ
- a CDS encoding electron transfer flavoprotein subunit alpha/FixB family protein, whose amino-acid sequence is MSRVGKEVWTLAEVRGGKIHTVSLELLAWGRELADKLDAPLASIVLGSDIKSCAGDLISYGADKVYVIDNSKFENFHSDIVVNSLEKLIDKYMPSILIASATTRGRTIMPLLSARLGCGLTADCTEMSIDPNTKELIQTRPAIGGNVMADIKTIGRHPQMCTVRPKSKRPLAKNEKHEGVVIEESVPQDALDSLLTYIGFEAEGSVGLPLQEAELIVAGGKGMKTGKNFARLNELAELLEGSVGASRAAVDLGWAPYSAQIGLSGKAVTPRMYLAFGISGAVQHIAGTSGSETIIAINSDPEAPIFRVADLSIQGDAMEVLEALIERIKSRKNR
- a CDS encoding electron transfer flavoprotein subunit beta/FixA family protein gives rise to the protein MRIAVLVKQVPSVETVKIDENTGTMIRDGVESELNPLDLHAIEAAVRIKESRGKHPTEIVAITMGPPQAKKTATYAIAMGCDRGVLLTDRRFGGADTLATARTLAKFLEKEGPFDLFFAGERATDGETGQVGPAVAELLKLPVFTYVSAIEKLTTDSIRVVRAVEGGHETLEAPLPSFVIPIKEINIPRLCTLDGKIKAKQSEIPTVTADVLDLSEDEMGLKGSPTRVVKITYPKVTRQGKKIKTSDCFEDALTAILEKLEDRNFLEAAR
- a CDS encoding glycine reductase; protein product: MDNINSKAETKKIIGEVLTEIVESVKYGNFKKTKIGLMVYGSELGEEELLKGAFRAMQNDPSIEVVPIGPKLEGYENYEWIETQACESEVSEAMEKALRNGEIEGAVALHYPFPLGIITIGRIITPAKGNSCFIASSTGSSSANRVEAMIRNAILAIATAKANGIANPTIGILNLDGARTALRALQKLNENGYKINFASSARKDGGAILRGNDLLIGVADICVTDTLTGNVLMKLFSAWNTGGNFESVGWGYGPSVGDGWDKVVSIISRVSGAPVVANALSYNAKSVRNELSTKVREELVLAQKAGLDEIINSISSRETVENPCEVKAPEKETTDEELQGIDVLEIENAVITLWKAGVYAESSMGCTGPVVKFSSSKKEMVRKILKENGYI
- a CDS encoding glycine reductase, encoding MPKAAIKAASYSLNHVPELAIFYGNTPYVERSKHPNSEFLTELPKHVQQYNEAAGYPPNKTYIGSLTIDELEAKVQPWHENLDKSTERYGKYGEIMPEDETIGFLDICDVFDLIWLEKEFAESIRKKLAKHPLMREEILSRLEKGHELSEINDEISKSTALPLYFENKVVGCCRRAHESDPNLTSYELLVNITSKATAVLSLLHLIKSSNLKAEEIDFVIECSEEAAGDMNQRGGGNFAKAIAEIAGCTNASGCDVRGFCAGPVHAILSGASMVAAGTRKNVAVVAGGAIPKLYMNSRDHVKKQLPALENCLGSFGVLIVPEDGISPVIRLDAIGKHTVGAGASPQAVTSVLTYEPLQKIGLTLNDVDKYAPELQNPEITLPAGAGNVPEANFKMIAALGVMKGQIEKSDMLTFIKKHGMTGFAHTQGHIPSGVPYIGHAIDAMASGTINRAMIIGKGSLFLGRLTNLADGASFLLERATGRVESESATTKEEIRTLILESLIEIAEGLNK
- a CDS encoding epoxyqueuosine reductase QueH; the encoded protein is MEEKRLLLHICCAPDATVPWPELKEEGYETTGFFYGDNIHPKEEFDRRVESLASLSLFLDESTVYRPYAPEEWLEETAELKDEPERGKRCIKCFELQLNAAADYAKQNNYKYLSTTLTISPHKDVALINELGKRISQENGLIWVEKIWRKNNGFKKSVERSLQLNLYRQDYCGCLYSIQSRNQI
- a CDS encoding transketolase, with protein sequence MKVVDEIKGFKANAISAEGIEELKNAARKARLWSVLATSVANSGHPAGALSSIDIYMTLLGVANMSLENCNDQERDRIVICHGHTSAGYYSALASYGFFEPKEMYSNFRRAGSPFQGHVERDVPGVDWGTGNLGQGLSAGVGFALAARARGSNAKTWVVMGDGGQVKGQVAEARRIAIKEKLNNLTAIVDWNDIQISGRLNEVMPFNLSELWKADGWHVIECDGHSYSKIYEALKAADAYNGCAVILCRTVMGKGVSFMQNIPDYHGKAATGEKLKQALEELGGSMELYEEALELRKGALPKGRTILLPEIKLETGTPKTYTKEDSLDNRGAFGKALAEAGKLNYKEPGRTPMLVFDCDLSGSVKTDGFSALCCDNFIQTGIQEHSTATAVGAASTAGVVSLWAAFGVFGVDEVYNQQRLNDINRTNSKVVLTHVGLDVGEDGMTHQCIDYLGLLRNTFGWKVIVPADPNQTDRATRWMLSQPGNICMAMGRSKLKIIQKEDGSPFYGDDYTFKYGAIDTIREGEDAVILSMGHFAGRAVAAHEILAEQGIKVKVLHCATPLGMDSEELFNLIGNLPTVTCEDHHINTGIGSIVSLLAARSGKAFKLKNMGVSSYALSGASEEVISKMELSVADIASAVKELLKK